From Geotalea uraniireducens Rf4:
AGGGGGGGCTCCAAGGGGGTGCCGCGGAAAAACATCCGTCCCCTTGCGGGGAAGGCGCTCCTCGCCTGGAGTATCGAAGCGGCCAGAGGGTCGCGGTATATCGACCGGCTCATCATCTCTTCCGATGATGCGGAGATCATCGAGGTCGCCCGGGAAGCCGGATGCGAAGCACCCTTCGTCAGGCCTGCGGAGCTCGCCCGGGACGACACTCCGGGGATCGAGCCGGTCATCCACGCCCTGAAGATGCTCCCCGGTTACGACTACGTGGTTCTCCTGCAGCCGACCTCGCCGTTTCGCACCGCCGACGACATCGACCGCTGCATCGAGATGTGCGCCGAAAGCGGAGCTCCCTCCTGCGTTTCGGTCACGCAACCCGACAAGAACCCTTTCTGGATGTACGCCCTTGACGAAGAAACGAGAATGACCCCCCTGCTCCCCCCCCCTGAAGGGTTTTCCCGGCGCCAGGACCTGCCGAAGGTCTATGCCTTGAACGGGGCCGTCTATGTGGCGGAAACAAACTGGCTGTTTGAAAACAGGACGTTCCTAACCGCGGATACGCTAGGCTGCATCATGAGCAGGGAACATGCCGTCGACATCGATACGGAACAGGATCTCGCCTTCTGCGAGTTCCTGGTGGGCACCAAGGCTTAAAGTAACCAATGACTGGAGACACGCCATGCGCATTCTGCTTGTAGTTTACGACAACGATTCATACATCCACTGGTTTCCCCAGGGGCTGGCCTATATCGCGAGCGTGCTCAGGAACGAAGGGCACGAGGTCGCCATCTACAACCAGGACCTGCACCACTATCCCGACGAACACCTGACCGCCTTTCTTGACGCCAACCCGTACGACATGGTGGGTTTCAGCTTCATCTCCGGCTACTACCAGTACAAGAAGGCCCTCGCCGTTTCAGCAGCGATCAACCGGGCGAAACGACGCCCCCTCTACGTCATCGGAGGGCACGGCCCCTCTCCCGAGCCGGAATTCTTCATGAAAAAGACCGGCGCGGACGTCACCGTCATCGGCGAAGGCGAAGAGACCATCGTCGAGCTTTTGCGCGCCGTCGGCAACCATGCCCCATTTGCCGGCATCAAGGGGATCGCCTACCGGGACGGGGACCGGATCGCGATCAACGAGCGCCGCCCGCTGATCGCGGATATCGACACCATCCCCTTCCCGGCCTACGACCTCTTCCCCATCGAATATTACCGGCTCCTGCGGATGCCCCACGCCGGCAACGCCGACTTCGTCATGCCGGTCCTCTCCGGCAGAGGATGCCCCTTTACCTGCAACTTCTGCTACCGGCTGGACGAAGGGTTCCGCCCGCGGAGCAACGCGAGCATCATCGAAGAGATCAGGATGCTGAAACGCAACTACGGCATCACCTACATCGCCTTTTCCGACGAGCTCCTCATGTCGTCCGAAGCCAGGGTGACGGCGCTCTGCGAGGATTTCATCCGTGAAAACCTGGATATAAAGTGGGACTGCAACGGCCGGCTCAACTACGCCAAACCCGAGCTTTTGGCCCTGATGAAGCGTGCCGGCTGCGTATTCATCAACTACGGCATCGAGGCCTTCGACGACGTTATTCTGAAAAACATGAACAAGGCCCTCACCACAAGCCAGATCGTCCGGGGAATCGAGGCGACCCTCGCAGTGGGCATCAGTCCCGGTTTCAACATCATCTTCGGCAATATCGGCGAGTCCAGGGAATCGCTGCGGAAAGGGGTCGACTTCCTGCTGAAGTACGACGACGGCGCTCAGATGAGGACCATCCGCCCCGTCACCCCCTACCCCGGCGCGCCGCTCTACTACCACGCTATCGAGAAGGGGCTCGTCGGGGACTGCGAGGATTTCTACGCCAACAAGCACCTGAACTCGGACCTCCTCGCCGTCAATTTCACGGAGCTCTCCGACGAGGAATTCCACGCGGCCCTTTTCGAGGCCAACTCGGTCCTTCTCGACAACTACTTCACCAGGAAGCGGACCTCAACCATCGAACAGGCAAGAACGCTCTACATGGAGAGGGACAGCTCGTTCAGGGGTTTCAGACAGAGTTGAATTCACAGACACGAGGCAGCTATGAACCACCTTGAAGAGACTATCGAACCTTTCCTCACCAATTCCTTCGGCGACCGCTATCTTTACTCTGTCAACCGGAACGCCTTCAACGATCTTGGTTCGGAGACCCTTTACGAAAACACCTATGGGGAAAAGCTTTTCGCGGAATATAAGCTCAACATCGTCCTGGGAACAGATTCAGGGTTACTGATAAAGCACGTCCTTGAGAAAGGGATCCCGGCAGGTTCCCGCTACATTTTCGTCGAACTGGATGGCGTCGTGGCCGCATTGCGGGCGGAAGGGTGCCTTGACGACCTCCCCTCCACAATAGCAATCGTGTCGCCGGAAGAGTGGCTAAGCCGCGCTACGGAATTCAACCTTGAAAATTACCTCTACCTCAATGCGCTCCTCTTTCACGAATCGGTCGGCGCCGCCGACGCCCACCGCACGGAGTATCTGGAATGGGCCTGGAACATAAACCTCAAGCTGCAGGAACTGTTTTACCATGTATGGGTTTCGCTGGGTGATTCCGTTTTCACCTTCAGGCAGTTCGAGAATCTCGCCGAAAACCGGCTCCATTTCTCCGAATATTTCCTGGACGCCTTTGAGGGGAAAACCGCCATCATCCTTGCCGGCGGCCCGTCCCTCAAGGAGGCGCTGCCTTGGGTCAAGGCTAACCGCGACCGGCTCGTCATCATTGCGGTCTCGCGTGTCTGCCGTCAACTTATCGAGGCGGGAGTAGCCCCTCACATCATCATCTCAGTTGACCCCCATAAGGTCAGCTTCGACGTAAGTAAAGAGATGTTCCATTTCGCAGACGAGGCCGTGTTTCTGAACTTCTTCCACGTCACGCCGCTTCTGCTCGGACAGTGGCAAGGCAGGCATCTGTTCGCTGGCCCCTTCCTTCCGTGGGAGTCCGCGTTAAACAAGGACAACCTTGCCTACACCGGCCCGACAGTAGGAAACACCTCGATTTCCATGGCGATCCACATGGGGTTTTCGACCATCATCCTGGCTGGGGTTGATCTTTGCCATTCGCGGGAAGGACATACCCACGCCGAGGGAAGCAATGAAAGCAAGATCGGCCCCAAGCTTGGGCACGTAAGCGAAAAAGTCGAGACCTACGGCGGCTGGCAGGCGGAAACCATCCAAGCCTTCCAGATTGCCATCCCGATGATGTCCCATGCGGCGGCAACCGCATCCGAAAAAGGGTGCAAGCTCTATAACTGTGCCCTCGGGGCGGCCAAGGTATCAGGGGTAGAATATCGTGCCATTGAAGAGTTTCAGCTCCCCCCCTTGGAGCAACCCATCGGCGACACCATACAGGCGCTCATTCCGAAAGAAACTTCCAAGGCCAGGCTTTGGCACTACCGACGGATAAAAAAGGAGATCGAGACCGCCCGGCGCAAGTTTCAGGAGATCCTTAGCCTGGTGGAGGAAGCTATCGACTGCTGCGACGGTCTCTTCGGCCGCAATGGGAAGAAGGCTGATTTCCGCCACAAAATCAGGATGGACAAGATAGAGCGGAAGCTCGACAACAGCTACCGTAAGTATTCGTACATGGTCAAGGTATTTGGCATCAAGGGGCTCGTGGAGATTGCCAAGGCCCCTGAGCTCGCAGACGACTGGACCGACGAACAGATAGAGAGCACGACGCGCAATTATTACGAGACTTACGAGGTAAGCACAAAATACCTGATAGGCATCATGGACAGCATGTTGCAAAGGATCGATTCCCGGATTGAAGAGGAAGTGCCTCATCCTGACTTTGCGCGTCTTTTCCAGCAATGGGAGAAAGACGGCCAGCCTGGCAGGGTGCTGGGCTGGAAGCGCCACCACCCCGACTGGCTGAATCTCATGACCGAAAGCGAACGGGACCAAGCAGATCAATTGGAAGTGAGCTTCGAGAAGATTCTGGCTGAAGAACAAACCTCCCAGTTGGCATCCATCCAGAAAACCCACGACATCTCATCGGTTCTTAGAAAAGCACGGCTGCTCTTCAGGCGCGGCGAAGAAGCTGAATTGGAGATTCTGGCAAAGGGGTTGGCAACTCACCAGGAGGGGGAAAAGGCGTCCGGCTACCTTGATCTTGTACAGGGGTTCATTGCGGAACTTCAGGGAAAGCTCGACGTGGCCCTGGAACATTACCATCATTTGGTTGTCGACCTGCCCCATGCAGCCACGGAGGACGCCCTAAAGCAGATCGCTACCCTTTCCATCTCCGCAAAGGATATCGACAATGCCGTTCTCGCTGTGGAATGTCTGGTAGGCCTGTCCCCTGCGTACCTTCCAGCCTACGCAGACCTGCTCAAAGCTATCGGCAGGTACGAAGAGTCCTTCGATGCTTACAACCGCTACTTGGCGCTGGCCCCTGATGATGTCAGCGTAATGATGAAACTAGGGATCTTCTGCAAGGAGGCGGGGCTTGGCGAGACCGCCGTGGAACTTTTCCAGAGGGTCCTGGTCAATAATCCTGACATCAGCGCGGCCAAAACCTTTCTTGCCGAATTAAACCTCGCCGGGCACTGCACCAGCATGATGAACTGATTATACCGCCCGGACCGGCTCCGGTTGGAGCTCTCCGGCTGAGTGAGCAAGGCCGCAAGAGCATTAGTCATTGGTCCTCTGTCGTCACATGTAGCGACAGAGGACCGAAGTACCTCGTCGTCACACACCTAGTCTTCCCCCCGATTTCCCTACAAACACAAATAGGCATGTCACACAAGAGGCATCAAGGCATCTTTATCGGCGCGACCGCAACTGGCGCTGCACCTGAAGGGGCGAGCGCTGCTGGTCTTACTGAGATAGGGGATGGTTCCAGCAAAGGATCATGTTGCGAGACGGCAGCAAGCCCAAGACATCCTGGCTGGAATCGATGTCAGGCATGCCGCCGTGTGGACAGGTAAGGTAAAAAATCTACTGATGGGGTCAAACGAGGGTAATTGAGAATCTCTTGGAGCTGAAGGGCCTACGCGATGTCGTTCCAGTTCTGTCGTGATCCCCGTCCGCTACTCTCATAGCTGACAATAGCCGTTTTCCCACGCGCACCGGCTGCTATTTCACTCTGAAGATGGGCTAGCCGTTCCCCGGCCAAAGCGATGGACAGCGAGTCAAGTTCCAGAATCCTATTTGTTGCGGTCTCCTTGAAAGTCCTGAATTCGTCCAGCCGGGAATCCCTGATAGTCTCCATCCCCGCGTCTTTCAAATATTTGACAAGGCAGGTGTCAATGTCGAAGAGTTCTTCAATGTTTCCTTGGCGTCGGGCTATTGCGCCCTCAAAGGCTTCTGGTCCCCAGATGTCCACATTTCGCAGGAGGTCCTCAGCCTCGGCCAGCAGGAGCTGATACTGCTCTTTCCACCTGCTGATCAAAGTCTCAATAGCTTCGCGCCCCATGGAATTACCCTGCTGCCAGCAAATAGGTATCTGCTTGCCCTGCGGCTCTTTCTTTCCTCGCTTGCAGGATGGCATCATTCCAGCCGTCCTTCAGGATGGTAAGCACATTTATGGCGTTCTCCAGAGAGGCAGCCGAATTGTTCAGATTGGCCTCGGTGAACTCGCTGATCAAATACATGTATAACCGCTCAAGGTTGATGGCGATCTCGCCTCCCACGTCGTGGTTCAGCGTGTTCATAAGTTCGGTGACGATCGCCAGTGCCTTGCCGATGTATTTCCCTTTTCCAGCGATGTCATTATTTCTCATCCGATCGGCGGCTATCCTGGTAAAATTGATGGCCCCTTCGTACAACATGATGAGAATTTTTTCGGGACTCGCCGAACCTACTTGCATGGTCTGATACTGGGTGTAGGGGTTAGCCATCGTTCCCTCCTGTTGTTAACCTGAGCAGTCGAAGAGGGCTGCTTGCACGCCAAACCGGCAGTGCAAGCAGCGCCCCTTCTACTGGTTTAATTGTTGTTTAATGACGCGTTGAGGCTGTTGATGAGCATGGTCCCCTGGCTTTGCAAGTTACTGACCATCAACTCCATGGCACTGAACTGACGCTGCAGATTGCTCTGCATCTGTAAAACCCG
This genomic window contains:
- a CDS encoding acylneuraminate cytidylyltransferase family protein; amino-acid sequence: MVNDKKILAVIPARGGSKGVPRKNIRPLAGKALLAWSIEAARGSRYIDRLIISSDDAEIIEVAREAGCEAPFVRPAELARDDTPGIEPVIHALKMLPGYDYVVLLQPTSPFRTADDIDRCIEMCAESGAPSCVSVTQPDKNPFWMYALDEETRMTPLLPPPEGFSRRQDLPKVYALNGAVYVAETNWLFENRTFLTADTLGCIMSREHAVDIDTEQDLAFCEFLVGTKA
- a CDS encoding 6-hydroxymethylpterin diphosphokinase MptE-like protein, with protein sequence MNHLEETIEPFLTNSFGDRYLYSVNRNAFNDLGSETLYENTYGEKLFAEYKLNIVLGTDSGLLIKHVLEKGIPAGSRYIFVELDGVVAALRAEGCLDDLPSTIAIVSPEEWLSRATEFNLENYLYLNALLFHESVGAADAHRTEYLEWAWNINLKLQELFYHVWVSLGDSVFTFRQFENLAENRLHFSEYFLDAFEGKTAIILAGGPSLKEALPWVKANRDRLVIIAVSRVCRQLIEAGVAPHIIISVDPHKVSFDVSKEMFHFADEAVFLNFFHVTPLLLGQWQGRHLFAGPFLPWESALNKDNLAYTGPTVGNTSISMAIHMGFSTIILAGVDLCHSREGHTHAEGSNESKIGPKLGHVSEKVETYGGWQAETIQAFQIAIPMMSHAAATASEKGCKLYNCALGAAKVSGVEYRAIEEFQLPPLEQPIGDTIQALIPKETSKARLWHYRRIKKEIETARRKFQEILSLVEEAIDCCDGLFGRNGKKADFRHKIRMDKIERKLDNSYRKYSYMVKVFGIKGLVEIAKAPELADDWTDEQIESTTRNYYETYEVSTKYLIGIMDSMLQRIDSRIEEEVPHPDFARLFQQWEKDGQPGRVLGWKRHHPDWLNLMTESERDQADQLEVSFEKILAEEQTSQLASIQKTHDISSVLRKARLLFRRGEEAELEILAKGLATHQEGEKASGYLDLVQGFIAELQGKLDVALEHYHHLVVDLPHAATEDALKQIATLSISAKDIDNAVLAVECLVGLSPAYLPAYADLLKAIGRYEESFDAYNRYLALAPDDVSVMMKLGIFCKEAGLGETAVELFQRVLVNNPDISAAKTFLAELNLAGHCTSMMN
- a CDS encoding B12-binding domain-containing radical SAM protein yields the protein MRILLVVYDNDSYIHWFPQGLAYIASVLRNEGHEVAIYNQDLHHYPDEHLTAFLDANPYDMVGFSFISGYYQYKKALAVSAAINRAKRRPLYVIGGHGPSPEPEFFMKKTGADVTVIGEGEETIVELLRAVGNHAPFAGIKGIAYRDGDRIAINERRPLIADIDTIPFPAYDLFPIEYYRLLRMPHAGNADFVMPVLSGRGCPFTCNFCYRLDEGFRPRSNASIIEEIRMLKRNYGITYIAFSDELLMSSEARVTALCEDFIRENLDIKWDCNGRLNYAKPELLALMKRAGCVFINYGIEAFDDVILKNMNKALTTSQIVRGIEATLAVGISPGFNIIFGNIGESRESLRKGVDFLLKYDDGAQMRTIRPVTPYPGAPLYYHAIEKGLVGDCEDFYANKHLNSDLLAVNFTELSDEEFHAALFEANSVLLDNYFTRKRTSTIEQARTLYMERDSSFRGFRQS
- the fliS gene encoding flagellar export chaperone FliS → MANPYTQYQTMQVGSASPEKILIMLYEGAINFTRIAADRMRNNDIAGKGKYIGKALAIVTELMNTLNHDVGGEIAINLERLYMYLISEFTEANLNNSAASLENAINVLTILKDGWNDAILQARKERAAGQADTYLLAAG